The proteins below are encoded in one region of Triticum aestivum cultivar Chinese Spring chromosome 1B, IWGSC CS RefSeq v2.1, whole genome shotgun sequence:
- the LOC123117625 gene encoding ras-related protein RGP2, with product MGGRVDHEYSYLFKMVLIGDSGVGKSNILSRFTRNHFSLDSKSTIGVEFATKSLQMEGKTIKAQIWDTAGQERYRAITSAYYRGAVGALLVYDITKKQSFDNVNRWLRELRDHADSSIVIMMVGNKSDLTQLRAVSEDQGKALAEKEGLFFLETSAMEAVNVVEAFQTIITEVYGIVNKKALAAKEAAAAAVPLPSQGKTISIDSTAGNSKRACCNT from the exons ATGGGCGGACGGGTGGATCACGAGTACTCCTACCTGTTCAAGATGGTGCTCATCGGGGATAGCGGCGTCGGCAAGTCCAACATACTCTCCCGATTCACCCGCAACCACTTCTCCCTCGACTCCAAGTCCACCATCGGCGTGGAGTTCGCCACCAAGTCCTTGCAG ATGGAGGGAAAAACAATAAAGGCTCAGATCTGGGACACTGCTGGCCAGGAGAGGTACCGTGCAATTACAAGCGCATATTACCGGGGCGCTGTAGGGGCTCTCCTTGTATATGACATCACAAAGAAGCAGAGCTTTGACAATGTTAATAGGTGGCTGCGTGAGCTTCGTGATCATGCTGACTCCAGCATTGTCATCATGATGGTCGGTAACAAGTCTGACCTGACACAACTAAGAGCTGTCTCTGAAGATCAAGGCAAGGCACTGGCTGAAAAGGAGGGCCTGTTTTTCCTTGAGACATCAGCTATGGAGGCTGTAAATGTGGTAGAAGCCTTTCAGACTATCATCACAGAGGTCTATGGTATTGTCAACAAGAAAGCACTGGCCGccaaagaagcagcagcagcagctgttcCATTGCCTTCCCAGGGTAAAACCATCAGCATTGACAGTACTGCCGGGAACTCAAAGAGGGCATGCTGCAATACTTGA